One genomic segment of Peribacillus sp. FSL H8-0477 includes these proteins:
- a CDS encoding YlaF family protein has product MKDIQWKFLIMALLATASISFIGIAIAEKSIFGAVISLIILCGIMGFGFSQKKKHRNAQENK; this is encoded by the coding sequence GTGAAAGATATTCAATGGAAATTCCTAATCATGGCACTATTGGCAACAGCAAGCATTTCATTTATTGGTATAGCAATTGCTGAAAAAAGCATATTTGGTGCGGTTATCAGCCTGATTATACTATGTGGGATTATGGGGTTTGGTTTTTCTCAAAAGAAAAAACACCGTAATGCCCAAGAGAACAAATAA
- the typA gene encoding translational GTPase TypA, protein MKLRENIRNIAIIAHVDHGKTTLVDQLLKQSGTFRENEHVDERAMDSNDLEKERGITILAKNTAVQYKDTRINILDTPGHADFGGEVERIMKMVDGVVLVVDAYEGCMPQTRFVLKKALEQKIQPIVVVNKIDKDSARPQEVVDEVLDLFIELGAEDDQLDFPVIYASGISGTSSVDPDPAKQGEDMVPLFEAIIENIPAPIDNRDEPLQFQVALLDYNDYVGRIGVGRVFRGTMHVGQQVSLMKLDGSVKQFRVTSIFGFIGLKKVEIQEAFPGDLIAVSGMEDINVGETVCPTEHPEALPILRIDEPTLQMTFLVNNSPFAGREGKYVTARKIEERLRTQLQTDVSLRVDNTDSPDVWIVSGRGELHLSILIENMRREGFELQVSKPEVIVRTIDGVRCEPVERVQIDVPEEHTGSIMESIGARKGELLDMINNGSGQVRMIFNVPARGLIGYSTEFLTITRGYGIMNHTFDSYQPMQKGQVGGRREGVLVSMESGKTTAYGTMQVEDRGIIFIPVGTDIYEGMIVGQHNRENDLTVNIVKAKQMTNMRSANKDQTSTLKKAKVLSLEESLEYLNDDEYLEVTPESIRLRKKILDKSERERTTKKKKTAE, encoded by the coding sequence TTGAAATTAAGAGAAAATATTCGAAATATAGCTATTATTGCCCACGTTGACCATGGTAAAACAACTCTAGTGGATCAATTGCTGAAGCAATCTGGTACATTTCGTGAAAATGAACACGTCGATGAAAGAGCAATGGATTCGAATGATTTAGAAAAAGAACGGGGTATTACGATTCTTGCTAAGAATACGGCTGTTCAATATAAAGATACACGAATTAACATTCTAGATACACCAGGTCACGCCGACTTTGGCGGTGAAGTGGAACGTATTATGAAAATGGTTGATGGTGTTGTCCTTGTAGTTGATGCATATGAAGGTTGTATGCCGCAAACACGTTTCGTATTGAAAAAGGCGCTGGAACAAAAGATTCAGCCAATCGTTGTTGTAAACAAAATTGATAAAGACTCAGCACGTCCTCAAGAAGTTGTGGATGAAGTTTTAGATTTATTCATTGAACTTGGTGCTGAAGATGACCAACTGGACTTCCCAGTTATCTATGCTTCAGGTATTTCAGGTACATCAAGTGTGGATCCAGATCCTGCTAAACAAGGTGAAGACATGGTTCCATTATTTGAAGCAATTATCGAAAACATTCCTGCACCTATCGATAACCGCGATGAGCCGCTTCAATTCCAAGTAGCATTGCTTGATTACAATGACTATGTTGGCCGTATTGGAGTAGGTCGTGTATTCCGTGGAACGATGCATGTGGGACAACAAGTATCATTAATGAAGCTTGATGGTTCTGTTAAACAATTCCGCGTAACTAGTATCTTTGGCTTTATCGGTCTGAAGAAGGTTGAAATCCAAGAAGCATTCCCTGGTGATCTAATCGCTGTTTCAGGTATGGAGGATATCAACGTAGGTGAAACTGTTTGCCCAACTGAGCATCCAGAAGCACTTCCAATTCTTCGTATTGATGAACCAACACTACAAATGACGTTCCTTGTTAATAACAGCCCGTTTGCTGGTCGTGAAGGCAAGTACGTAACAGCTAGAAAAATTGAAGAACGTCTGCGTACACAATTACAAACAGATGTAAGCTTACGCGTTGACAACACAGATTCACCTGATGTTTGGATTGTTTCTGGTCGTGGAGAGCTTCATTTATCTATCCTGATTGAAAACATGCGTCGTGAAGGATTTGAGCTTCAAGTTTCAAAACCTGAAGTTATTGTTCGTACGATTGACGGAGTACGTTGTGAACCGGTTGAACGCGTTCAAATCGATGTTCCTGAAGAGCATACGGGTTCAATTATGGAGTCAATTGGAGCACGTAAAGGCGAACTACTTGATATGATTAATAACGGAAGCGGCCAAGTACGTATGATCTTTAACGTTCCAGCTCGCGGACTAATCGGATATTCTACAGAATTCTTGACCATTACACGTGGATACGGAATTATGAACCATACGTTTGACAGCTACCAGCCAATGCAAAAAGGCCAAGTTGGCGGAAGACGTGAAGGTGTATTAGTTTCTATGGAATCTGGTAAGACAACTGCTTATGGTACAATGCAGGTTGAAGACCGTGGTATCATCTTTATTCCAGTAGGAACAGATATTTATGAAGGAATGATCGTTGGTCAACATAACCGCGAAAATGACTTGACTGTAAATATTGTTAAAGCTAAGCAAATGACAAATATGCGTTCTGCAAACAAAGACCAAACTTCAACGCTGAAAAAGGCAAAAGTCTTGTCACTTGAAGAGTCTTTAGAATATCTAAACGATGATGAGTATCTGGAAGTAACACCAGAATCAATCAGACTTCGTAAGAAAATTCTTGATAAGAGCGAACGTGAAAGAACAACTAAAAAGAAAAAAACCGCTGAGTGA
- a CDS encoding YlaH-like family protein, whose amino-acid sequence MDVGERLSFFAALYRVDENPEAGMWYLYLTIWALCIIVYQLGFAKKLPLLKNLVIYVVMGLGCTVLSFLAVFLPMGESLLIAAAVLGIYRLRRRDHSGEQV is encoded by the coding sequence ATGGATGTAGGAGAGCGCCTATCGTTTTTCGCGGCCCTTTACAGGGTTGACGAAAACCCTGAAGCTGGAATGTGGTATTTATATTTGACGATTTGGGCTCTGTGTATCATAGTATACCAGCTCGGATTTGCCAAAAAACTACCTTTATTAAAAAACCTAGTCATTTATGTGGTCATGGGTCTCGGCTGTACCGTTCTATCTTTCCTGGCCGTTTTCCTTCCAATGGGTGAATCTCTTTTGATTGCGGCAGCAGTACTCGGTATCTATCGGTTACGCCGTCGTGATCATAGCGGGGAACAGGTATAA
- a CDS encoding YlaI family protein, with product MNVKCVICDKIEDILDYSPEAKKLRNRPIHTYMCQECSTRIEEKTKARIATGNFKLYRSVTKDDDW from the coding sequence ATGAATGTTAAATGTGTTATTTGCGATAAGATAGAAGATATTCTTGATTATTCACCAGAAGCAAAGAAATTAAGAAATCGACCGATTCATACATATATGTGTCAGGAATGTTCAACTCGAATAGAAGAAAAAACAAAGGCACGAATTGCAACTGGAAATTTCAAGCTTTATCGATCTGTTACGAAAGATGACGATTGGTAA
- a CDS encoding YhcN/YlaJ family sporulation lipoprotein, whose amino-acid sequence MRIYILLLSVLLLLTGCNTQDERSEKTKDDNYKVTTVKNSTIKETDRLTGKQVANRLTQIASAIPLVNDATAVVIGKYALVGIDIDDDIERSQVGTIKYSVGEALANDPYGANAIIVADPDLNERIREVSRDIQNGKPVRGILNELSDITSRIIPEIPGDLNEPAPTKTLEKQKNSLNNQNQEQLKREQKKHSTSE is encoded by the coding sequence ATGAGAATATATATATTACTTTTGTCCGTTTTACTCTTGCTTACTGGTTGTAACACCCAAGATGAAAGGAGTGAAAAAACAAAAGACGACAACTATAAAGTCACGACAGTGAAAAATTCCACGATTAAAGAAACGGATCGATTAACAGGGAAACAAGTTGCAAACAGGCTGACCCAAATAGCTTCAGCGATTCCTCTTGTTAATGACGCAACGGCCGTTGTTATTGGAAAATACGCCCTTGTAGGCATAGATATTGATGATGATATAGAACGCTCACAGGTGGGAACTATTAAATATTCAGTGGGAGAGGCGCTTGCGAACGACCCATATGGAGCGAATGCGATTATTGTCGCAGACCCTGATTTGAATGAGCGGATTCGTGAAGTTTCAAGAGATATACAAAACGGTAAGCCTGTCCGTGGAATATTAAATGAACTATCCGATATTACTAGTCGTATCATCCCCGAAATTCCGGGAGATTTAAATGAGCCAGCACCTACTAAAACGCTGGAAAAGCAAAAAAATTCATTAAATAATCAAAATCAAGAACAATTAAAAAGAGAACAAAAGAAACACTCTACTAGTGAGTAA